A window of Castanea sativa cultivar Marrone di Chiusa Pesio chromosome 8, ASM4071231v1 genomic DNA:
ATCATGGATGCAATGATAGCAGTGAAGAAGTCAACCCACAATGAGGAGAAACACATATTTCTAATCTAATCAGTTCGGTATGTAATGGCATAGGATTCCCAAGCACTTTTAACAAACATTCCCACatttttttcaagtttagtAATGATTACCAAGGATGAAGTAGATAAATTGTTTCTTCTAGCTTGTGAAAAGCCCACTCACAATAAAGCATACCTATACCACTGGCAGCATGCACCAGCTCATGCGCAAAATGAGAAGACAGACTCTAATCCATCTTCTCTTAGCATGGCTCCTTCTTGCAGCTTCTCAACACTCTTACTTTGCTATCAATGTCCAAGCTGCACAATCAGGTAAGCCACTATCTCTTATTGTTTTCCTCTTATTCAGGAGGTATCTCTTTAGCTGAGTTATTAGGTTCTTTACTGTTATATAGTAGCACTAAAATGGTGTGGATAACAACTAAGCAGAGACACTATATTTATTCTTACAACTTACAAGCACTAACGTACCTTGGCTTTGTTGCTGAATACAGTTCATTTCAGGTTCAGACCTGGACAACTGAGCTCAAGGTCACACAATGGATATGCCTTATCTGCTAGGGTAAGTACAAGTACAAGTTTTTTCaactcaattattattattaatttgtttgatagataaaaataatgataGAATTATCTCTCATCTATACAAGTTCTAAATGCAAATTCCATACGCCTGAACTTTTTTATCTATCCTATGATTAGAAACAGGTCAGAGGAAAGAATAATCATAAAATCCCATCAGGCCCCAACCCAGTGGGGAACCACCGCCCACCATCTAGAAAATAAATAGATGGATCCACTTTTCCCGCATAGCTTAGTAACAGTAAGGACTACTGCATATTTTGGGAATTTAGAGATCAGATGTATTCTTGTAGCTTTGAAGAACTGTTGTTTAGGGTGTTGTGCTCatgcaaaagaagaaatttaaTGTAGTCTGTATTCTAAAAGCTTCTATTACTGAGCAATGGTTAGTATTTGATGTAGAATTCCATATGCTTAAATCTCCACAAAAATATTTCAGCATAAGATTTAAGCTCCAGTATATAAATCCAAAAGGGGAAAAATGCAAGAAAACAAGGCACAAAATTTATTTCCATTACAATGTCTTACGTTTTTATGCATGGGCTGAAGAGGTTCACACCTTTATCAGCTGATCTCCTGTTTGCAAAATGGGCATGTTTTACACATCCAAAATGCGTACAGAGAGGCTGTTGTATGAACCAATGTGAATATCATCTTTGGGGCTGCTTAA
This region includes:
- the LOC142607496 gene encoding uncharacterized protein LOC142607496 isoform X2 encodes the protein MHQLMRKMRRQTLIHLLLAWLLLAASQHSYFAINVQAAQSVHFRFRPGQLSSRSHNGYALSARVRGKNNHKIPSGPNPVGNHRPPSRK
- the LOC142607496 gene encoding uncharacterized protein LOC142607496 isoform X1, translating into MHQLMRKMRRQTLIHLLLAWLLLAASQHSYFAINVQAAQSVHFRFRPGQLSSRSHNGYALSARKQVRGKNNHKIPSGPNPVGNHRPPSRK